Below is a window of Staphylococcus succinus DNA.
TCGTTGCACTTTTTATTGCTCAATGCTTTGTGTCATCACATAATGCGTTAGAGGTAAATCTAAATCAAACGTTAGAGATGCCAAGTCTGTCGCATTGGCTAGGTACAGATGATTATGGTAGAGATTTAATGTCTCGGATAATTATGGGCGCAAGGTATACGCTGATTATTAGTTTGATTACTTTGTTGATTACTGTATGTATTGGTGTACCACTTGGACTGATGGCAGGATATAAAAAGGGAATCATCGATACAATAATTATGCGGGTGATTGATATAGGCTTAAGTATTCCAGAATTTATATTAATGATTGCGATGGCAAGTTTTTTTAAACCTAGTATTTGGAACTTGGTTTTAGCTATTACAGTAATTAAATGGATGACCTACACTAGAATGACGCGTGCAATTGTCAGTAGTGAGACGACTAAACCGTATATACAAATGGCTAAATTATTTAATGTGCCATCATGGAAAATTATCATCAAACACTTCTTGCCACAGGTGATGCCATCTATCATTGTTTTAATGACTGTAGATTTTGGGAAAATCATTTTATATATTTCATCATTATCATTTCTAGGTTTAGGTGCACAACCACCTTTACCGGAATGGGGAGCAATGTTAAACGCTGGACGGGATTACATCAGTTCATATCCACTGTTATTACTAGCGCCTGCTTGCTTAATTACTGTGACCATCCTCTTATTTAACTTAGCAGGTGATGCGTTGCGAGATAAACTATTGAAAGGGGACCGACATAGAGATGTCTAACATTCTTGAAATAACGCATTTAACGATTAAGGATAATAAAGGTGTTGAGTTAATACGTAATGTTGATCTTGCACTAAAAGAAGGTAAAGTCAATGTGTTAGTCGGAGAAAGTGGTTCAGGAAAAAGTCTGACAGCTAAAGCTATGGTTCAACAAGTCCCTGACATGTTAAACATGTATTATGAGCGATTTTGTTATAACAACCATAATGTGACTAATGTGCAAGCGTTACTCGGAAAAGATATTGGTTTTATATCTCAGGATTATACACACAGTTTTAATGATCATACAAAATTAGGCAAACAATTGATTGCGATTTATCGAGGCCATTATAAGGTTGAAAAATCAACTGCCAAACAAATCGTGAGGCAGTCATTGGAATCTGTAGATTTAAATCCTGATGAGGTTATGAAACGCTATCGTTTTAGTATATCAGGTGGACAACTTGCTAGAGTTCAAATTGCAAGTGTGCTCATGTTGAAACCTAAACTGCTCATTGCAGATGAACCGACAGCGTCTTTAGATGCGATTACAGGATTTCACGTGATGCATTTGATTAAACATTTGACAGAGGTACACGGAGTGACACTATTACTTATCACTCATAATTTATCTCATGTCTTACATTTTAGCGATTGGATTCATGTTATAAGACATGGGCACATCATAGATTCAAATCATGTAACAGCTTTTACAGAAGGTAATATAAAACCATATAGTTTGAAATTATTTAACGCCCGAAGTCAGTTGAGAAACGAGGGTGCATATGATTGAATTGAAAGAAATACACTTTAATTATAAACACACAACTATTTTAAGAGATATAAATCTAACAATAGATTCAAATGAAATTATTGGTATTGTAGGTGAAAGTGGTTCAGGAAAGACAACATTAGTACGTATGATGTTGGGATTACTTCACCCCAAACATGGTAAAATTTATACAAATGGCTTGCAGTTATTACCTATTTTTCAACATGCATATGATAGTTTTAACCCTAAATATACTATTCAAAAATCACTAGAAGAACCTATGCAATATTATCAATATGGGAAGTTGGCAGTCGTTAGAGATAGAGCGAAATCATTAATGCAGCATATGCATTTGGAGGTTAAGTTGTTAGAGCGATATCCAGATGAATTAAGCGGAGGTCAATTACAAAGGTTCAATATGATACGCACGCTCATGTTGCAACCCGATGTGCTTATTTGTGATGAAATTACAGCAAGTTTAGATGTGATTGCAGAGCAGAGAATGATAGAATTATTGAAAGACTATCATACTAAAACAAATAAAGGGATGATTGTAATTTCTCATGATATCGCTTTTCTTAATCAATTTGTAGAGCGGATTATCGTAATGAATGATGGCGCAGTTGTAGATGATTTTAAACGAGAAGCATTATTTGATGAACAACGTCATCATTATACAAAGCAGTTACTTTCGATATACTAATGAAATAGCTGTTTAGTTGAATTGTTAACTATAAGGTTAAATAACATTGAAATTTAAATATAATAATAAAGATGTGCCCGAGGGTGTAACTTAAATATAAACAATAAATAAGGTAATTACGGGTAGCACATGTTATGATTTGGGAAAGTAAAAAGTCGTTTGAACACACTGAACTTCAGTAGTGATTGGAGGGAGAAGCGATGGAAAGACAACAAAAAATTGATAATTGGATAGAAGTGACCAAATACGTGCATTATATCGATATGATGATAGAAAAAACGTTGAAAGAAAAATATAATTTAAGTTTGAAAGAATTTTATGTACTTTATGAAATTTTTAAAGCAAAAGGTAAAAAATATAAAATTAATGATCTAATTAAAATAATAGATTTAAGTCAAAGTGCAATGTCACGACTTATTGTGAGGATAGAAAAAGTAGAGAAACCATTAGTTGTTAGACAAGAATGTACTGCAGACCAACGTGCAATGTATATTTATTTAACAGATGAAGGAAAACGAGTTATTGACTTAGCATTAGAAACTTATAATCAGTTAATTAATAAAGTGAATCTTAACGCAGTAAGAGCACTTATAGCCAATGAGGAAGTGAAGTAATATTATGAAATATTATATTACCGCAATAAATATGAATAGTGAGAGTTGAATCTTGTTTAGGTTGTTGCTGTCGATAAAGTTTTATAACTTTGTCGACAGTTTTTTTATGTGATTGTAACCACACATTACGATTTTCGATTTATATTAATCTAAACTGAAACATGAATAAGGAGTAGATTAATATAACCGGGGAAATGATATATGCTCATCAAAATAAAAGTAATGTTCATTCTGATCTAGATCAGAACGAACATTACTTTATAAATTAAATATTTGAGGTTTAATATCGGGGTCATGGTTAGCAAGGACTTGAATACATTGAGGATGTGTCGCTTGAGATTTGATCCAATTTAAAGAGTTGATAGTTTCTTCCTTATTGTTAACGAGACCTGGCAAAATACCATAATTCCATGATTTTGAAGCATATGCTGCATCTGAAGCTAACAGTAAAAAAGCATCATCGTCTTTATGTGCTTTGATACGTGCCGCGCATTGGCCTATGCTATGACCTGGTGTATGTACAAACTCAATCGTACCATCATCGAATAAGTCAAATGACTTACCTGTGGGTCCTATACCGTTATGAGTGAATGCAAAGGTATCAATATTGATATTCTCCCATTGATGAGGTTCATACCCGATTGTATTATGATTAGCCGCATCTAGCTCTTCTTGGCTAACTAAAATGTGATTTGCAGTTGAAACATGTCTTAGACCATCTGCATGATCACAATGTAGATGGCTTAAGACAACATAATCTAAATCTGAAACTTGGTAGCCAAGTTGCTCAATATGTTCATGGACAGCTTCACCTTCAGGTAGATCAGCTTTGTAAATTGGATAGGCTAAAGATAGATTTTTAAATGGCTTTGTCCGATTAATTGCGTGCCAACCTGTATCAATTAAGACAAGTCCTTTAGGGTGTTCAATAAGATAAATAGATACAGGTAAACGCATTTGTTTCTTTTTGGATCTAAATAGACCTGTCCAAGCAAAAGGTGGATTAGATTTGTAGTTGAACGGTAAAGCTTCATCTACAATAACTGAGCCAGTATGTAGAACATGGACTTGAATTGAACTAGACATTAATTTAATTACCTCCTTAATGGAACCACAATGAATGCAGTGAACACGAGAGCTATAATGATATGTGTTTTTATGTCTAATAAAGCACGTTCAATGCTTCATTTAAGTTAATTTTAAAATGATACTATTTCATTTTTTAGTTAAGATTACAGCAATTGATGCATCATACAGGAACTACGACGTGACATGATATAAGTTGTTGCATTGATTACTGTCTGTTTTAACTTAAGTCAGTCAAAGATACTTTAGGTAAGTAAATAAGATGTTGAACACTTTAACTTAATAGAGATAATGTGTCAAATAAATGGTAGAAACATTACTTATGTGTAATTTTATGTTTTACTGTAATTGAAGTATATAAATTTGATGAAAAGTAGAGGAGTGGTGAAATGGATATACAATCAGCATGGCTCAATTTACCTGTAAAAAATCTTAAAGCAAGTGAAAAATTTTTCGAATCAATTGGCTTTGGTATTAAGCAACAAGAAAGCGTAATAGATAAAATGATAGGGATTGAAACAAAAGATAATAAAATTATTATGTTAATTGAATATAGCCAGTTTGAAAAAGTAGTGCAACTATCAGAAATAGGTGCGCATGAATCACTTGTTTCTATATCCGTATCATCAGAACAAGAAGTTGACGAATTATTAAAATTAGTAAAAGAAGCGGCTGGTGAGGTTTTGCAAAGTGGTACCAGACATGAAGGCTATTATGGTGGTTTATTTAGTGATATAGATGGTCACTTATTTAACGTCATTGCGATGTAAGCCAACAGCGGTCTTATGGTATTTTATATTATAAAATAAAATTTGAAAGGCGTGTATGTATGATTAAAGCAATTGCAGTAGATAAAGATGGTACGTTTTTAAAATCTGATCACACATTTGATGAGGCACATTTTGAAAAGATATTTAATGAACTTATGGCTAAAAATTTAAAATTTATCGTGGCAAGTGGTAATCAATATGCACAGTTGCGATCAATATTTTCTGGAAAAGAAGAAGCAATTACGTATGTTGCAGAAAATGGCGCAGTTACTTATTTTAATGATGAAATTATAGCATCACATTATTTTGATCGTGAACTTATTTTAGATTTACTGCACACAATTATTCACGATTATAAAGTAAAGGATATCGTTTTAAGTGGTATTAAATCTGCATATATTAGCCAAGATAGTAGTGAAGAATTTATTGAGTTTATAAAACATTATTATTACGATATTGAAAAAGTTGCAGATTTAAAGCAAGTTGAAAATGATTACTTTGTTAAAATAGCACTTAGAATTAAGGATGAATTTAAAGTAAAAAAAGTTATCGCAAGTTTAGAAGAAACTTTTGCAGGTGAAGTGAGAGCTGTTACAAGTGGAAATGACAGTGTTGATTTAATTTTGCCTGAAGTGAATAAAGGGGTAGCAATCCAAACGCTTCTAACACAGTGGGGGCTGAAAAATAATGAACTGCTGGCGTTTGGTGATGCAAATAATGATTTAGAGATGTTAGCGTTGACTGAACATAGTTATGCAATGGAGCATTGTAGTTCAGAACTTGCGAAAGTTGCAAAATACAGGGCACCTTCTAATGATGAATCAGGTGTTTTACAAGTTATTGAGACTTACTTGAAACCGTAAACCAGTAGCGGGATGTAGGCTAACTAAAAAGTATTTATAAAAAAACTCAAAAGCTATTTCAATAAAAGTCGTTAGCGACCAAGATTGAAAGATTTTGAGTTTTTGTATTTATAGACTATTTGATGATTAGAACGGGAATATTAGCGTTGTTTGCAATTTTATGAGTGACATTTCCTAGTACATTTTTGAGTTCAGGTTTTGAACGTTTATTACTCATCACAATCATTTCATAATTGTTTTCTTCGATTTCTTCTAAAATCATCTGCTTAATATAACCAGTAGCAAATTTAACTGTAACATTTAAACCCTTATCTTCTAATTGTTTTACAAAAGGTTTAAGTTTTTCGCTCTTTTCCTGTGCGATTTCTTCAAAGTGTTTATCATCATAACGTACAGAAGTTTGCAGTTCACCTTCCGGAATTACATTGAATATAGTAATTTCTGCATCATCTGCGTGTTCAGTCAATTTTAGTAATTGCTCAGGTACGTTGTTGAACGTATTGTTAAAGTCATAGGCCAATAATATATTTTTATACATAATAGTGCCTCCTTTATGATATAAATACCCTTTTAAAATCAAAGTAATAATATACCGCTACTTATTCTTTAATAACATTATAAACTATTTTACATCTAAGCCAATAATTTCACTTACATGATTATAACCATGGGACTCAAGATATTGTGTGAGCGATTTGTTTAGTTTTTTAGTTAATCCGGGCCCTTCAAATACCAAAGAACTGTAAATTTGAACAAGTGAGGCACCGTGACGTAACATCATTATCACATCATCAGTATCGAATATACCACCAGTACCAATGATTAAAAATTGCCCGTTTGTTTTTTTATAAGTATAGTTAATCATTTCTAAATTGCGTTCAAATAAAGGTCTGCCACTTAATCCACCAGCTTCTGAACGATTAGTTGAATGTAAATTATCACGTTGTTGCGTTGTGTTTGCTAAGATAATCCCATCAAATGTCTCTACAATAGGATCTAGCATGCGTCCCAATCCAGGTAAGTCCAAGTCAGAAGTTAATTTAATAAAAATAGGAACAGATATATCATGCTTTATTTTATAAGATTGAATAGCTGAACAAAGTTGAGAAAATTCATCTTTATCATGGAAACTTTGCAGATTTTCAGTATTAGGCGAGCTAATATTTACAGTGAAAAACGTGACATCATTTTTAAAAGTATCAATGACTCTAATATAATCTTGGTAACGTTCTTCGTAAGGCGTAAGTTTATTAACACCTATATTTAACCCAACTGGAATCTTATAACTATATTTACGCAAATTGCTCAATGCTTTATTCATGCCGATATTATTAAAGCCCATACGGTTGATTATAGCATCATCTTCGACCAATCTATACATACGTGGTTTAGGGTTTCCTGGTTGGGGCTTAGGTGTGATGCCGCCTAATTCAAGTGCGCCGAACCCAGCGTTTTCTAAAGCTTTTGGCACTTCACAAGATTTGTCAAAGCCTGCTGCAAGTGCTATTGGATTGGGGAAAGAAACCCCTTTAATATTTTGTTTTAATATTGGATTTTCATAATGGAATAGCTGACGAACTACAGGTAATAACTTTGAGTGTCTTTGAACAAATTTTAATGCATCGATAGTCATACCGTGTGCTTTTTCAGGATCAAATTGAAATAAAATAGGTTTAATAAGTTTATACATGATATTACCGCTCCATTTATCAAATTTTAGTATTTATTACTTTCGAAAATATGTATATAAATCACATTACACAATGAACTGTCACAAGTTTGTGAAATGGATGTCTTTAATAGACTAGCATTTTACACAATGTATGCCTAGAGTAAACTTATATAATTTATAGAAGTGTCACATTAATTAAATGGAAGCATACATTGTTGATTAACATGGTAATAAAAAGGTAATAACAATAAGGTGATAAATTTAATGACATAAGTTAATGGAGGCATAAAAAATGAAGCAACAATGGCAGGAACAACTTCCATTGGACAATATTAAATCCATATCTCCAGTTGGTGGCGGTGATGTAAATGAGGCCTTTCAAGTAAAAACATCAGAAGATACTTATTTTTTACTTGTGCAACGGAACAGAGACAAATCATTTTTTAAAGCAGAAATAGCAGGACTAGATTTATTTGAAGTATATCATATCAACGCGCCTCGAGTCATTGACAGTGGAGAAATTCATGGTGATGCGTATTTATTATTAACATTTTTACAAGAAGGAGCGACAGGAAGCCAGCGTGAACTTGGGCAACTTGTGGCAAAGATGCATAGTCAGCAACAACAAGATCAAAAGTTTGGATTTGATTTACCGTATGAAGGTGGAAACATTTCATTTGATAATAGTTGGACAAACGAGTGGGTTACTTTATTTGTAGAACGTCGTTTAGATCATCTAAAAGATGAATTATACTACCAAGGACTTTGGACAGATGAAGATGTTAGACGGTATAACCAGGTGAGAGCTGTTATTGTAGATAAATTAGAACAGCATAATAGTAAAGCTTCGCTTTTACATGGTGATTTATGGGCTGGTAATTTTATGTTTTTAGAAGATGGAACGCCAGCATTATTTGATCCGGCTCCGTTATATGGGGATAGAGAGTTTGATATTGGAATAACTACTGTTTTTGGAGGATTTACACAAGCATTTTATGATGAATATAATCAGCATTATCCTTTAGCGCATGGGGCGGAAACGCGTATAGAATTTTATAGATTGTATTTATTAATGGTGCACTTACTAAAATTTGGAAGCATGTACGACCATAGCGTTAATCGTTCAATGGAAAAAATTTTAACAGAAGCATATTAAATATATTTATGAAGAATAGTAGCTTGTTAGGCTACTATTTTTATGTGTAAGTATAGAAGTAAAAATAGTTGAAGTTATATTAAAGAAATTTTCATATTTAATTAGAATTTTCTTAATTTTAAAAATATATTTGTTATACTTGTAACATGTTAATTAAATAAATTTAATAATAGTGTAATAAATAGGCTCTTTAAAGGTTGAATATACGAAATATGGAGTGTCATGTAAAGATAGCGTAAATACAATCTAGGCATAGGTGATGAATATAATTTCATCAATTTCTCTAAATTAAGTTGAAATGGTTATATATTTAGAATCTAACGTAAAATTATACATAATTAAATGAAACACTTTAGACGCAAAATAAAGGGGTGTCTAAATAGCATATAGGAGGATAAAAATTGAAAACATCTAACAAACTTATATTCAATCGTACGTTCATGCTGATGTTGTTGGCAGGTATTTTTGCGATGATTGGATTTAGTACAATTTTAACGACAATTACATGGTATGCCGTAAAAGAATTAAAGTCTTCTATGGCATTAGGGTACATTTTGGTGGCTGCAACAGTTCCAAGGTTGATAATGATGACATTTAGTGGCATGGTAGCTGATAAATTTAAGAAAACGACAATAATGTATTATTCAAATATTGCGGAAGCTTTAGTATTAGTCATTCTTTACTTTTTAATTATTAATGATCAATTATCACTTGTACCCTTGATGATTTTAGCTGCATTTTTTGGCATGCTAGATGCTTTCTTTGGGCCTGCGAGTACATCACTGATACCTAAAGTAGTCGAGCAGTTCCAACTCCAAAGAGCGAATTCATTGTTTCAGGGCGGTACACAAATATCATTTATTTTTGGTCCAATTATCGCTGGAATCGTCATGGAACATTACTCTATAGCAACGAGTTTTTATTTGGCTTTGATTTTCGTATTCTTGTCAGCAATTTTTGTATTCCCTCCATTAATTAAAGAAACAAGTGCGGTTGAGCATTCTAATAATACGCCGGTTAGAGATATTATTGAAGGATTTAGATATGTAAAATCTTCACGTTTTTTAAT
It encodes the following:
- a CDS encoding N-acyl homoserine lactonase family protein; this encodes MSSSIQVHVLHTGSVIVDEALPFNYKSNPPFAWTGLFRSKKKQMRLPVSIYLIEHPKGLVLIDTGWHAINRTKPFKNLSLAYPIYKADLPEGEAVHEHIEQLGYQVSDLDYVVLSHLHCDHADGLRHVSTANHILVSQEELDAANHNTIGYEPHQWENINIDTFAFTHNGIGPTGKSFDLFDDGTIEFVHTPGHSIGQCAARIKAHKDDDAFLLLASDAAYASKSWNYGILPGLVNNKEETINSLNWIKSQATHPQCIQVLANHDPDIKPQIFNL
- the nikC gene encoding nickel transporter permease, producing MRRLNKQNIIFYVFACYIVALFIAQCFVSSHNALEVNLNQTLEMPSLSHWLGTDDYGRDLMSRIIMGARYTLIISLITLLITVCIGVPLGLMAGYKKGIIDTIIMRVIDIGLSIPEFILMIAMASFFKPSIWNLVLAITVIKWMTYTRMTRAIVSSETTKPYIQMAKLFNVPSWKIIIKHFLPQVMPSIIVLMTVDFGKIILYISSLSFLGLGAQPPLPEWGAMLNAGRDYISSYPLLLLAPACLITVTILLFNLAGDALRDKLLKGDRHRDV
- a CDS encoding universal stress protein, which produces MYKNILLAYDFNNTFNNVPEQLLKLTEHADDAEITIFNVIPEGELQTSVRYDDKHFEEIAQEKSEKLKPFVKQLEDKGLNVTVKFATGYIKQMILEEIEENNYEMIVMSNKRSKPELKNVLGNVTHKIANNANIPVLIIK
- a CDS encoding ATP-binding cassette domain-containing protein — protein: MIELKEIHFNYKHTTILRDINLTIDSNEIIGIVGESGSGKTTLVRMMLGLLHPKHGKIYTNGLQLLPIFQHAYDSFNPKYTIQKSLEEPMQYYQYGKLAVVRDRAKSLMQHMHLEVKLLERYPDELSGGQLQRFNMIRTLMLQPDVLICDEITASLDVIAEQRMIELLKDYHTKTNKGMIVISHDIAFLNQFVERIIVMNDGAVVDDFKREALFDEQRHHYTKQLLSIY
- a CDS encoding ATP-binding cassette domain-containing protein, whose amino-acid sequence is MSNILEITHLTIKDNKGVELIRNVDLALKEGKVNVLVGESGSGKSLTAKAMVQQVPDMLNMYYERFCYNNHNVTNVQALLGKDIGFISQDYTHSFNDHTKLGKQLIAIYRGHYKVEKSTAKQIVRQSLESVDLNPDEVMKRYRFSISGGQLARVQIASVLMLKPKLLIADEPTASLDAITGFHVMHLIKHLTEVHGVTLLLITHNLSHVLHFSDWIHVIRHGHIIDSNHVTAFTEGNIKPYSLKLFNARSQLRNEGAYD
- a CDS encoding fructosamine kinase family protein, giving the protein MKQQWQEQLPLDNIKSISPVGGGDVNEAFQVKTSEDTYFLLVQRNRDKSFFKAEIAGLDLFEVYHINAPRVIDSGEIHGDAYLLLTFLQEGATGSQRELGQLVAKMHSQQQQDQKFGFDLPYEGGNISFDNSWTNEWVTLFVERRLDHLKDELYYQGLWTDEDVRRYNQVRAVIVDKLEQHNSKASLLHGDLWAGNFMFLEDGTPALFDPAPLYGDREFDIGITTVFGGFTQAFYDEYNQHYPLAHGAETRIEFYRLYLLMVHLLKFGSMYDHSVNRSMEKILTEAY
- a CDS encoding transcriptional regulator, SarA/Rot family — translated: MERQQKIDNWIEVTKYVHYIDMMIEKTLKEKYNLSLKEFYVLYEIFKAKGKKYKINDLIKIIDLSQSAMSRLIVRIEKVEKPLVVRQECTADQRAMYIYLTDEGKRVIDLALETYNQLINKVNLNAVRALIANEEVK
- a CDS encoding quinone-dependent dihydroorotate dehydrogenase produces the protein MYKLIKPILFQFDPEKAHGMTIDALKFVQRHSKLLPVVRQLFHYENPILKQNIKGVSFPNPIALAAGFDKSCEVPKALENAGFGALELGGITPKPQPGNPKPRMYRLVEDDAIINRMGFNNIGMNKALSNLRKYSYKIPVGLNIGVNKLTPYEERYQDYIRVIDTFKNDVTFFTVNISSPNTENLQSFHDKDEFSQLCSAIQSYKIKHDISVPIFIKLTSDLDLPGLGRMLDPIVETFDGIILANTTQQRDNLHSTNRSEAGGLSGRPLFERNLEMINYTYKKTNGQFLIIGTGGIFDTDDVIMMLRHGASLVQIYSSLVFEGPGLTKKLNKSLTQYLESHGYNHVSEIIGLDVK
- a CDS encoding Cof-type HAD-IIB family hydrolase; the encoded protein is MIKAIAVDKDGTFLKSDHTFDEAHFEKIFNELMAKNLKFIVASGNQYAQLRSIFSGKEEAITYVAENGAVTYFNDEIIASHYFDRELILDLLHTIIHDYKVKDIVLSGIKSAYISQDSSEEFIEFIKHYYYDIEKVADLKQVENDYFVKIALRIKDEFKVKKVIASLEETFAGEVRAVTSGNDSVDLILPEVNKGVAIQTLLTQWGLKNNELLAFGDANNDLEMLALTEHSYAMEHCSSELAKVAKYRAPSNDESGVLQVIETYLKP
- a CDS encoding VOC family protein is translated as MDIQSAWLNLPVKNLKASEKFFESIGFGIKQQESVIDKMIGIETKDNKIIMLIEYSQFEKVVQLSEIGAHESLVSISVSSEQEVDELLKLVKEAAGEVLQSGTRHEGYYGGLFSDIDGHLFNVIAM
- a CDS encoding MFS transporter, giving the protein MKTSNKLIFNRTFMLMLLAGIFAMIGFSTILTTITWYAVKELKSSMALGYILVAATVPRLIMMTFSGMVADKFKKTTIMYYSNIAEALVLVILYFLIINDQLSLVPLMILAAFFGMLDAFFGPASTSLIPKVVEQFQLQRANSLFQGGTQISFIFGPIIAGIVMEHYSIATSFYLALIFVFLSAIFVFPPLIKETSAVEHSNNTPVRDIIEGFRYVKSSRFLITGIIILITANFFGLGALSVGIPILVEASGGTPINLTYLQSSLGVGMLTGTALLSVITFKKGRGKITLFTLLFMLVLFLVFTQVNAVIWQVLLLFLIGLTYTIVYIPFITMAQEFSDEKVTGRVMSLIFLAMTGFDPISYVLISGLNTMNISIFSVLAISASVSLVVWVFILFNSKTYRHTD